From a single Prosthecobacter fusiformis genomic region:
- a CDS encoding OmpA family protein, whose product MKRFIPSAFATLAMPFLAMAQSPVPPPDEDKPRPAEAPAPAPKTVVPEAPPAVPADVTPDRAPAAVPPVPGRREKPAIPGQDRPERSGPPGTSRPGLPETERSGPPGTKRRTPPGTKEQTGAPDDRTPAPSRTAPEVNPSADPERTPPPGREMPSARPAETPDTPPTRDTPPSRPGTPGTRPVPGKKSTDPQERGVDPSVTPAPTPGATMPPVTSTPEAPSEPKSAGRPKGGEQPAQPERPEGRGRPGQPEDRAIPGRPGQPEGRERAERPERPAAQKPPTQETAKVLEDEPKRDRQADAAQARKIETPADAKRLLMNILGGGPARVDSNDRPGSNDRPDPRRRRDGSRPSYRPSFEEVGRTQQDRDRTVSSIVERFQGRAPQPAPSGSGYREQRIFETTETQRRTQFYDGNRRVIRYSSRQEIPPIIVASQQLNRVQLLPHAQSTYNVRPPAPQQEYYQNDIPASYTTGDAYAVSYSVDPDSAISTDAILFRQGSTDFADAYSYDLVIDMANAMKSPALSSDTFVIEGHASAEGDYAQNLQLSQERAERISRELVYHGVSAERLMPVGYGEAEASSPADANESSRSLDRRVVVFRMR is encoded by the coding sequence ATGAAACGATTCATCCCATCCGCCTTCGCCACACTTGCCATGCCATTCCTGGCGATGGCGCAGTCCCCAGTCCCGCCTCCAGACGAAGACAAGCCGCGGCCTGCGGAAGCACCCGCCCCGGCTCCTAAAACGGTCGTTCCAGAAGCACCTCCCGCAGTGCCTGCCGATGTGACGCCGGACCGCGCTCCTGCCGCGGTGCCTCCCGTGCCTGGCCGACGTGAAAAACCTGCCATACCTGGACAGGATCGCCCCGAACGCTCCGGCCCTCCTGGCACCAGCCGCCCAGGCCTTCCCGAAACTGAACGCTCGGGCCCTCCTGGCACCAAACGCCGCACCCCACCTGGAACCAAAGAACAAACCGGCGCGCCCGATGATCGGACCCCGGCTCCTTCCCGCACCGCCCCGGAAGTTAATCCCTCCGCCGATCCCGAGCGCACGCCGCCTCCAGGCAGGGAGATGCCTTCAGCCCGCCCGGCTGAAACCCCCGACACACCACCTACTCGCGACACGCCACCGAGCCGCCCCGGCACCCCAGGGACTCGTCCCGTGCCCGGGAAAAAATCCACCGATCCGCAAGAGCGGGGTGTTGATCCCTCGGTGACCCCCGCGCCAACCCCTGGCGCGACGATGCCTCCCGTGACCTCGACGCCCGAGGCCCCCAGTGAACCGAAATCCGCAGGACGGCCCAAGGGTGGTGAGCAGCCAGCACAGCCTGAACGGCCTGAAGGTCGCGGAAGGCCAGGTCAACCCGAAGACCGCGCAATACCTGGGCGTCCTGGACAACCTGAAGGCCGCGAGAGAGCTGAACGGCCTGAACGCCCCGCCGCCCAGAAGCCCCCTACTCAGGAAACGGCCAAAGTGCTTGAAGATGAGCCCAAGCGTGACCGCCAGGCCGACGCCGCCCAGGCGCGGAAAATCGAAACTCCGGCCGATGCCAAGCGCCTGCTCATGAACATCCTCGGTGGCGGCCCCGCTCGAGTTGATTCCAATGACCGTCCTGGTTCAAATGATCGTCCTGATCCAAGGCGTCGCCGGGATGGCTCCAGGCCCAGCTATCGTCCTTCTTTCGAGGAAGTCGGCCGCACCCAGCAGGACCGCGACCGTACCGTCAGCAGCATTGTCGAACGATTCCAGGGCCGCGCCCCGCAGCCTGCACCTTCCGGCAGCGGCTATCGCGAGCAAAGAATCTTCGAGACCACCGAGACCCAACGGCGCACCCAGTTTTACGATGGCAACCGCCGGGTGATCCGCTACTCCTCACGGCAGGAGATCCCACCGATCATTGTCGCCTCCCAGCAGCTCAACCGCGTCCAGCTCCTCCCCCACGCCCAGAGCACCTACAACGTCCGGCCCCCGGCACCGCAGCAGGAGTATTACCAGAACGACATCCCCGCTTCCTACACCACCGGCGATGCCTATGCCGTCTCGTACAGCGTCGATCCTGACTCAGCCATCAGCACGGATGCCATCCTCTTCCGCCAAGGCTCCACCGACTTCGCCGACGCCTATTCCTACGACCTCGTCATCGACATGGCCAACGCCATGAAGTCCCCAGCCCTCAGCAGCGACACCTTCGTCATCGAAGGCCATGCCTCCGCCGAAGGCGACTATGCCCAGAACCTCCAGCTTTCCCAAGAACGCGCCGAACGCATCTCACGGGAGCTCGTTTATCACGGCGTCAGCGCCGAGCGCCTCATGCCCGTCGGCTACGGCGAAGCCGAAGCCTCCTCCCCGGCCGATGCCAACGAATCGTCTCGCAGTCTGGACCGCCGGGTCGTCGTCTTCCGCATGCGCTGA
- a CDS encoding RluA family pseudouridine synthase yields the protein MTSKTATESAPLLPFLLANWPEVKRTKVKQWLRFDAIKVNGRAITQHDHILQPGDVVSIQPQKAPPPITPLPAGLSVIHEDDELLVIRKPVNLLTIATDTERDKTAFRIMTDYLRESTHGSKDRLWIVHRLDRETSGLLVLAKSEDAKTYLQENWHRMEKRYQAMVEGTMPAAAGKLVGYIDETQPHRVFVTDRASPTAREATTHYRVLGTGYGRSHLEITLETGRRHQIRVQLAAAGCPIVGDEKYGAKSNPIKRVALHASDLKILHPRDERELTFHLPLPQDMARLVPAG from the coding sequence ATGACATCCAAAACCGCCACCGAATCCGCCCCCCTCCTGCCCTTCCTTCTCGCCAATTGGCCGGAGGTGAAACGCACGAAGGTCAAACAATGGCTGCGCTTTGACGCCATCAAGGTCAATGGCCGCGCGATCACGCAGCATGATCACATCCTGCAACCGGGAGACGTCGTGAGCATCCAGCCACAAAAGGCACCGCCGCCCATCACGCCGTTGCCAGCAGGGCTAAGCGTGATCCATGAAGATGATGAACTTTTGGTTATACGCAAACCGGTCAATCTGCTCACCATCGCCACGGACACGGAGCGGGACAAGACGGCCTTCCGCATCATGACGGACTATCTGCGGGAGAGCACTCACGGTAGCAAGGACCGCCTGTGGATCGTCCACCGTCTGGACCGGGAGACCTCCGGCCTGCTGGTGCTGGCTAAAAGTGAAGACGCTAAAACTTACCTCCAGGAAAACTGGCACCGCATGGAAAAGCGGTATCAAGCGATGGTGGAAGGCACTATGCCTGCGGCGGCAGGCAAGCTGGTGGGTTACATTGACGAAACCCAGCCTCACCGTGTCTTTGTCACAGATCGTGCCTCCCCCACGGCTCGCGAGGCCACCACGCATTATCGGGTGCTCGGCACGGGTTATGGCCGCAGCCATTTGGAGATCACTTTGGAGACGGGCCGACGTCATCAGATCCGCGTCCAGCTCGCCGCGGCAGGCTGCCCCATCGTGGGCGATGAGAAGTACGGTGCGAAGAGTAATCCCATCAAACGCGTGGCCCTGCATGCCAGCGACCTGAAAATCCTGCATCCCAGGGATGAGCGGGAGCTGACTTTTCATCTTCCCCTGCCCCAGGATATGGCACGGCTGGTGCCAGCGGGATAG
- a CDS encoding AAA family ATPase, with translation MIDLFRAIGSHDMPRAAEISRRLAVAEGGRGHFRVERDLLGALNGAAKLAPKSNATVPNTAWSVEGTLMPIKPVKSLLELELPSAIRSSLSEIIAEWNARSKLADHGLPRRWRLLFHGPSGCGKTATAAAIALATGLPGYLVRFDSLIGAYLGQTALRLRELFCYAAHTPCVLLFDEVDALAKRRGSPMDVGELDRIVIAFMQELEHAQGEGFIVATSNLPKALDDALWRRFDLRVPFPKATPVLLANFAQKRSREFGFKANASILAQCRKASSYAEAEQAVIAEARRRILAK, from the coding sequence ATGATCGACCTTTTTCGTGCGATTGGTTCGCATGATATGCCGCGCGCAGCAGAGATTTCTCGCCGCCTCGCAGTTGCTGAGGGCGGTCGCGGACACTTTCGCGTTGAGCGCGATCTCCTTGGTGCGCTCAATGGTGCAGCAAAACTAGCTCCCAAATCCAACGCCACTGTTCCAAACACTGCGTGGAGTGTTGAGGGAACTTTAATGCCAATTAAGCCGGTTAAAAGCTTGCTTGAACTTGAGTTGCCGTCTGCAATTCGAAGCAGCTTATCGGAAATAATCGCCGAGTGGAATGCTCGTTCCAAACTTGCCGATCATGGGCTTCCTAGAAGGTGGCGATTGCTTTTTCACGGACCTTCGGGGTGCGGAAAAACTGCAACTGCGGCGGCAATTGCTTTAGCAACAGGCCTTCCTGGATACTTGGTGAGGTTTGACTCACTAATTGGTGCTTATTTAGGGCAAACCGCACTTCGCTTGCGTGAGCTTTTTTGCTACGCTGCGCACACTCCCTGTGTTTTGCTATTTGATGAAGTCGATGCTTTGGCGAAACGTCGGGGAAGCCCCATGGATGTTGGGGAGTTGGATCGAATTGTGATCGCGTTCATGCAGGAACTCGAACATGCTCAAGGCGAGGGATTCATCGTTGCCACATCGAATCTGCCCAAAGCCCTTGATGACGCCCTATGGCGTCGATTCGACCTTCGTGTGCCCTTCCCAAAGGCAACTCCAGTTCTCCTTGCCAACTTCGCTCAGAAGCGGAGCCGCGAATTCGGCTTCAAAGCAAATGCTTCAATTTTGGCGCAGTGCCGAAAGGCATCTTCGTATGCGGAAGCAGAGCAGGCTGTAATCGCTGAAGCTCGGCGCCGCATCCTCGCAAAATGA
- a CDS encoding transglutaminase-like domain-containing protein encodes MSGLAKIDHLITLLDDESQVVQEAVQRELLSIRQDLPERLRRMNRPLTAEEERHLGRLLEPARRTELEETWMRWRWLDNATAQLEEGMAQISAYLQGWRTQPGELARRLDTLAEEAFQDQGRMDARELCEWMFSMHNGRVRFRGNTKDYYTPSNSNLLWVLETGLGNPISLCCLYRLLGQRFGLEIHGCNFPGHFLARVDHAERTWLVDCFNRGRFMLSSDVARHYPAANPSIEDVVQTAASTDAILLRILRNLDEAFDRLNNTAHRQTMRALAVKLMED; translated from the coding sequence ATGTCCGGGCTCGCGAAAATAGACCACCTCATCACCCTTTTGGATGATGAGTCGCAGGTCGTACAGGAAGCGGTGCAAAGGGAGCTGCTGAGCATCCGCCAGGATCTGCCGGAGCGGCTGCGCCGAATGAACCGCCCGCTGACGGCGGAAGAGGAGCGCCACCTGGGGCGGCTGCTGGAGCCTGCACGCCGCACCGAGCTGGAGGAAACCTGGATGCGCTGGCGCTGGCTGGACAATGCCACGGCCCAACTGGAAGAGGGCATGGCCCAAATTTCCGCCTACCTGCAGGGCTGGCGCACACAACCAGGTGAGCTGGCGCGACGGCTGGACACGCTGGCGGAGGAGGCCTTCCAAGACCAGGGCCGCATGGATGCGCGGGAGCTTTGTGAATGGATGTTTTCCATGCACAATGGCCGGGTACGCTTTCGCGGCAATACCAAGGACTACTATACGCCCAGCAACAGCAATCTGCTGTGGGTGCTGGAGACGGGCCTGGGAAATCCCATCAGCCTTTGCTGTCTGTATCGTTTGTTAGGCCAAAGGTTCGGCCTGGAGATTCACGGCTGCAATTTCCCGGGCCACTTCCTGGCACGGGTGGATCATGCGGAGCGGACGTGGCTGGTGGATTGCTTCAATCGCGGCCGCTTCATGCTATCCAGCGATGTGGCGCGGCATTACCCTGCGGCGAATCCTTCCATCGAGGATGTGGTGCAGACGGCGGCGAGCACGGATGCGATCCTGCTGCGCATCCTGCGCAATCTGGATGAAGCCTTTGACCGACTGAACAATACCGCGCACCGGCAGACGATGCGCGCCCTGGCGGTGAAACTGATGGAAGACTGA
- a CDS encoding S8 family serine peptidase, with translation MPPSQTRPQNYFLNESHELSVGEKTGGGKYVEYPGINWTQKSKRLHDSLEKVSRRAAQSSDPLSQRRYYLIADPASEIVKSSTAKDAVEGKRTETVHFSGEQSKLFERIGLDLIEVHPSGMATVHASPERMEQLIARTQQLEYLGARQQARFVAFDSFEWLAGKLKFDQEWLTELGKKSGEGYIKLQPLITELEADLIFRALEDAFRGNTGLRLSGKGRSYMGRYFLRATLDATMIKRLADEFTSIQSIHPPIFALTESLPLEVIGSSGSVANHPTGPASRLPCVAVVDTAIPQEHEWLKDYRRGNALLGQNCSNNATDHHGSVVATRVVYGDIDLSDPNADLPPASCRFLEVRVGSGLPNRIRTESVATALTTALIAAPDVRVFNLSFDSQQRLEDMPATLRKETLKLIEDIDNLAFDHDVVVVVAAGNAQGGVIPTPPYPLHFDNPGWELHSYPRAFNALTCGGIARKMSAGGLVPEPDSPSPFSRVGPGFANSPKPDFCESAGDSGQDYRAIAGGGIWGLDSTCFTKETFGTSYAAPLLAREAAFVLDDLQAKCPGDSRPFACTAKAVLAMSADEVTARLSEPLQPLAKRTTGFGIARAAYFKNPAAQKARFVWQGVIEHEDDIVRVQIPIPLAWIAESASPQLKLCIAWDTPVNAAAESQWSCRDVEVKVLPGPEAKALHGSRGQIHGYPLFQRRWNLGKAREKGLLEDDLWTIELVYSQQAAYAAGHLISPSQRVAFVAEIWDEADEPLHPHSFVQGLPIASTFVRLSNTSAWLPQPVSITSDF, from the coding sequence ATGCCCCCCTCGCAAACCAGGCCTCAAAATTATTTCCTCAATGAGAGCCACGAGCTGTCCGTTGGTGAAAAGACAGGTGGAGGAAAGTATGTCGAATATCCTGGAATCAATTGGACGCAAAAGTCCAAACGGCTTCACGATTCGCTTGAAAAGGTAAGTCGCCGTGCAGCTCAGTCGAGCGACCCACTTAGCCAGCGGAGATATTACCTGATAGCAGATCCGGCTTCTGAGATTGTAAAGTCTTCGACCGCAAAAGACGCTGTTGAGGGCAAGCGCACAGAAACAGTTCACTTCAGCGGAGAACAGTCCAAGCTCTTTGAGCGCATCGGTTTGGATTTAATCGAGGTTCATCCCTCTGGAATGGCAACCGTGCATGCTTCGCCAGAACGCATGGAACAATTGATTGCTAGAACACAACAATTGGAATACCTCGGTGCGCGCCAGCAAGCAAGATTTGTTGCCTTTGACTCCTTTGAATGGCTCGCAGGAAAACTGAAATTTGACCAGGAGTGGCTGACCGAGTTAGGGAAGAAATCTGGTGAGGGCTACATCAAGTTACAGCCGCTTATCACTGAGCTGGAAGCTGATCTCATTTTCAGGGCGCTGGAAGATGCTTTTCGTGGGAATACTGGTCTGAGGCTGAGTGGTAAAGGCCGCAGCTATATGGGGCGGTATTTCCTGCGAGCCACGCTTGATGCCACCATGATCAAGAGACTGGCTGACGAATTCACATCGATACAGTCTATTCATCCACCGATTTTCGCCTTAACTGAATCGCTACCTCTCGAAGTTATTGGATCGAGTGGCTCGGTCGCCAACCACCCCACAGGTCCGGCATCAAGGCTCCCATGCGTTGCCGTTGTTGATACAGCTATACCTCAAGAACATGAATGGCTGAAAGATTACCGCCGAGGCAATGCGTTGCTTGGACAAAACTGCTCAAACAACGCTACCGATCACCATGGCTCAGTGGTGGCAACACGAGTAGTATATGGAGATATTGATCTGAGCGATCCTAATGCTGATCTTCCACCTGCATCATGCAGATTTTTGGAAGTGCGAGTTGGCTCCGGTCTGCCAAATAGGATTCGCACTGAAAGTGTGGCGACCGCACTCACCACTGCTCTAATCGCCGCCCCTGACGTTCGAGTGTTTAACCTCAGTTTTGACAGTCAGCAGCGACTTGAGGATATGCCTGCCACTTTGAGAAAAGAGACGCTGAAGCTTATTGAGGACATTGATAATTTGGCGTTCGACCATGACGTAGTTGTCGTGGTTGCAGCGGGAAATGCACAAGGAGGTGTAATTCCAACTCCGCCATATCCATTGCATTTTGACAACCCCGGTTGGGAACTCCATAGCTATCCAAGAGCGTTCAATGCATTGACTTGTGGCGGCATTGCCAGAAAAATGAGTGCTGGAGGTCTGGTGCCTGAACCTGATTCCCCAAGCCCATTTTCAAGAGTTGGGCCAGGTTTTGCGAATAGTCCCAAACCCGATTTTTGCGAATCAGCTGGTGACAGCGGGCAAGACTACAGGGCGATCGCTGGAGGCGGCATCTGGGGGTTGGACTCTACATGCTTCACGAAAGAAACTTTTGGGACGTCCTACGCAGCACCGTTATTGGCTAGAGAAGCTGCGTTCGTTCTCGACGACCTTCAGGCGAAATGCCCTGGCGATTCACGTCCGTTTGCTTGCACTGCGAAGGCTGTGCTTGCAATGAGTGCAGATGAAGTAACCGCACGCCTCAGTGAGCCGCTTCAGCCTCTGGCAAAGAGAACGACGGGCTTTGGGATTGCCCGTGCGGCATACTTCAAAAATCCAGCGGCTCAAAAGGCACGTTTCGTGTGGCAAGGAGTGATTGAGCATGAAGACGATATTGTGAGAGTTCAGATTCCGATCCCCCTTGCCTGGATCGCTGAATCAGCTTCGCCACAACTCAAGCTCTGCATTGCGTGGGATACGCCAGTGAATGCGGCGGCTGAGAGCCAATGGTCTTGTCGCGACGTGGAGGTCAAAGTCCTACCTGGGCCAGAGGCCAAAGCTTTGCATGGATCTCGTGGACAAATCCACGGTTATCCATTGTTTCAACGTCGTTGGAATCTTGGGAAAGCACGTGAGAAAGGTCTTCTTGAAGACGATCTTTGGACCATTGAGCTTGTCTATTCACAACAAGCTGCCTACGCGGCCGGCCATTTGATTTCTCCTTCCCAGCGTGTCGCTTTTGTTGCTGAAATATGGGATGAAGCGGATGAGCCTTTACATCCTCACAGCTTTGTTCAAGGTTTGCCAATAGCTTCAACCTTTGTTCGACTCAGCAACACATCTGCATGGCTTCCCCAGCCAGTGTCGATTACATCTGACTTCTAG
- a CDS encoding 2'-5' RNA ligase family protein encodes MVIEYFGTDPLRPSKRVGTRCAASDFPRSDSDLTTFTPFPPPSLQSEASLVAEEYLPKFCRIYFPAMSHSNLDYAYFIAFLPDASAKQRALEEYKKLGLKLRLRPEDVWHITLNDLGSKQPFELPLHIKETVDRACHNIATATAPFKVVLDRVLSFKHNSALALASKQAPNAELKVFRRALRLKLLDHGVFTPSSFNPHLTLLYGDHMVDKLISPPITWQIHEFVLVRSHQGRTHYDHLQRWKLQGTAGSKLVQSELF; translated from the coding sequence ATGGTGATCGAATATTTTGGTACGGATCCGCTGCGCCCGTCTAAAAGGGTAGGGACGCGCTGCGCCGCGTCCGACTTCCCAAGGAGCGACAGCGACCTAACGACGTTCACTCCCTTCCCACCACCCTCGCTGCAGAGCGAAGCCTCACTGGTGGCCGAAGAATATCTGCCTAAGTTCTGCCGTATCTATTTTCCAGCAATGAGTCACTCAAATCTCGACTACGCCTACTTCATTGCTTTTTTGCCAGACGCATCGGCGAAGCAACGAGCCCTCGAAGAATATAAGAAACTGGGGCTGAAGCTTCGATTGCGCCCAGAGGATGTGTGGCATATCACCTTAAATGACCTGGGTAGCAAACAGCCTTTCGAACTGCCTTTGCACATCAAAGAAACTGTAGATCGCGCCTGCCATAATATTGCAACCGCCACAGCGCCTTTCAAGGTTGTCCTCGACCGCGTTCTGAGTTTCAAACACAACAGCGCTTTAGCTCTCGCCTCCAAACAGGCACCGAACGCAGAGTTGAAGGTATTTCGCCGTGCCCTGCGTTTGAAATTGCTCGATCACGGCGTGTTCACTCCCTCGAGTTTCAATCCTCATCTCACCTTACTCTATGGCGACCACATGGTGGATAAGTTGATCTCGCCCCCCATCACTTGGCAGATCCACGAATTCGTTCTCGTTCGCTCTCATCAGGGTAGGACGCACTATGACCACCTTCAGCGCTGGAAACTCCAAGGTACCGCAGGTTCCAAGTTAGTTCAGTCTGAGCTCTTTTAG
- a CDS encoding AraC family transcriptional regulator: MPSPEQLRDRFLRALAPESQFYRLLDHLPGISFFAKNSRFQIVCANQHFVESLGFQKEEELIGKEDFDFFPTRLAENFRRDDTAVLTTGEARLNLVELFFNPQGIPDWFITNKLPVRNRQGRVIGIMGTTQSYGHAAQTVHPYQQIERALAYIRGHFRERITVEELAAMVHISTRQLHRKFVETFGFSPQTFIMKLRIQAACDALQQEDAQINLIAAELGFCDQSSFTQHFHRHIGITPLKYQRQFRLVRKTGE, encoded by the coding sequence ATGCCCAGCCCCGAACAACTCCGCGACCGCTTCCTGCGCGCCCTCGCGCCTGAGAGCCAGTTTTACCGGCTGCTGGATCACCTGCCGGGCATTTCGTTTTTCGCTAAAAACAGCCGTTTCCAGATCGTGTGCGCCAATCAGCATTTCGTGGAGAGCCTGGGTTTCCAAAAAGAGGAGGAGCTGATCGGCAAAGAAGATTTTGATTTCTTCCCGACGCGTCTGGCGGAGAACTTTCGCCGCGATGATACGGCAGTGCTCACCACGGGCGAGGCGCGGCTTAACCTAGTGGAGCTATTTTTTAATCCCCAGGGTATCCCGGACTGGTTCATCACCAACAAGCTGCCGGTGAGGAATCGCCAGGGGCGCGTGATCGGCATCATGGGCACGACCCAGAGCTATGGCCATGCCGCACAGACGGTGCATCCTTATCAGCAGATCGAGCGGGCGCTGGCCTACATTCGCGGGCACTTCCGCGAGCGCATCACGGTGGAGGAACTGGCCGCCATGGTGCACATTTCCACCCGCCAACTGCACCGCAAATTTGTGGAGACTTTCGGCTTCAGCCCGCAGACATTCATCATGAAACTGCGCATCCAGGCTGCCTGCGATGCGCTACAGCAGGAGGATGCGCAGATCAATCTGATTGCTGCGGAGCTCGGCTTCTGCGATCAGAGTAGCTTCACTCAGCACTTTCACCGCCACATCGGCATCACTCCGCTGAAGTATCAGCGCCAGTTTCGCCTCGTCAGAAAAACCGGAGAATGA
- the thiC gene encoding phosphomethylpyrimidine synthase ThiC, whose product MIATKDSFEPHSSEQLPASSRVYVQGTLHPDVKVPMREIKLSPTKSFNGKIEENAPVRVYDTSGPWGDPDYKGTVETGLPALRKPWIEGRGDVAPYEGRAVEPRDNGYLTENHAEYAAAKREGLLSPLKAPINAQRQPLKASKGHPVTQLWYAKQGIITPEMEYIAIRENMRRAKIADHGQDILRADLDKQHAGSTQIQNEYTPGIFKRFPQRIPDEITPEFVRSEVAAGRAIIPANINHPELEPMIIGRNFLVKINANIGNSAVASSIEEEVEKMRWATKWGGDTVMDLSTGKNIHATREWILRNSPVPIGTVPIYQALEKVNGKAEDLTWELFRDTLIEQAEQGVDYFTIHAGVLLRFVPMTASRMTGIVSRGGSIMAKWCLAHHKESFLYTHWDDICDIMAAYDVSFSIGDGLRPGSIADANDKAQFGELEVQGELTKRAWAKGVQVMNEGPGHVPMHMIEENMAKQLEWCHEAPFYTLGPLTTDIAPGYDHITSGIGAAMIGWYGCAMLCYVTPKEHLGLPNKEDVKVGVITYKLAAHAADLAKGHPGAQYRDNALSKARFEFRWEDQFNLALDPITAREYHDETLPQDGAKSAHFCSMCGPHFCSMKITEDVRKYAAELQISEDEALAKGMEEKSKEFVQSGGEVYAKAGI is encoded by the coding sequence ATGATCGCCACCAAAGACTCTTTCGAACCGCACTCCAGCGAGCAACTTCCTGCCTCCTCCCGCGTCTATGTCCAGGGGACTCTCCATCCAGACGTCAAGGTGCCCATGCGCGAGATCAAGCTCAGCCCCACGAAGAGCTTCAATGGCAAGATCGAGGAAAACGCTCCTGTTCGTGTCTATGACACCTCTGGCCCTTGGGGAGATCCGGATTATAAAGGCACCGTCGAGACCGGCCTCCCTGCCCTCCGCAAACCCTGGATCGAAGGCCGTGGCGACGTCGCCCCGTATGAAGGCCGCGCTGTCGAGCCCCGGGATAACGGTTACCTCACCGAAAACCACGCTGAATACGCCGCCGCCAAGCGCGAAGGACTACTCAGCCCCCTCAAGGCCCCTATCAATGCCCAGCGCCAGCCGCTGAAGGCCAGCAAGGGTCACCCCGTCACCCAGCTCTGGTATGCCAAGCAGGGCATCATCACCCCGGAGATGGAATACATCGCCATCCGGGAAAACATGCGCCGGGCCAAAATCGCCGACCACGGCCAGGACATCCTCCGCGCCGATCTCGACAAGCAGCACGCTGGCTCCACCCAGATCCAGAACGAGTACACCCCCGGCATCTTCAAGCGCTTCCCCCAGCGCATCCCGGATGAGATCACCCCCGAATTCGTCCGCTCCGAGGTCGCCGCAGGCCGCGCCATCATCCCGGCCAACATCAATCACCCCGAGCTTGAGCCCATGATCATCGGGCGCAACTTCCTCGTCAAAATCAATGCCAATATCGGCAACAGCGCCGTCGCCTCCTCCATCGAGGAAGAAGTCGAAAAAATGCGCTGGGCCACCAAGTGGGGCGGCGATACCGTCATGGACCTCTCCACCGGCAAAAACATCCACGCCACCCGCGAGTGGATCCTGCGGAACTCCCCCGTGCCCATCGGCACCGTCCCCATCTATCAGGCCCTCGAAAAAGTGAACGGCAAGGCCGAGGACCTCACCTGGGAGCTCTTCCGCGATACCCTCATCGAGCAGGCCGAGCAGGGCGTGGACTACTTCACCATCCACGCCGGCGTCCTCCTCCGTTTCGTCCCCATGACGGCCTCCCGCATGACCGGCATCGTCAGCCGCGGCGGCTCCATCATGGCCAAGTGGTGCCTCGCCCACCACAAAGAAAGCTTCCTCTACACCCATTGGGACGACATCTGCGACATCATGGCCGCCTACGACGTCTCCTTCTCCATTGGCGACGGCCTCCGCCCCGGCTCCATCGCCGATGCCAACGACAAAGCCCAGTTCGGCGAACTCGAAGTCCAGGGTGAGCTCACCAAGCGCGCCTGGGCCAAAGGTGTCCAGGTCATGAACGAAGGCCCCGGCCACGTTCCCATGCACATGATCGAGGAAAACATGGCCAAGCAGCTCGAGTGGTGCCACGAAGCCCCCTTCTACACCCTCGGGCCTCTCACCACAGACATCGCCCCCGGCTACGACCACATCACCTCCGGCATCGGTGCCGCCATGATCGGCTGGTACGGCTGCGCCATGCTCTGCTACGTCACGCCGAAGGAGCACCTCGGCCTGCCCAACAAAGAAGACGTCAAAGTCGGCGTCATCACCTACAAGCTCGCCGCACACGCTGCGGATCTCGCCAAAGGCCACCCCGGCGCCCAATACCGCGACAACGCCCTCTCCAAAGCAAGATTCGAATTCCGCTGGGAAGACCAGTTCAACCTCGCTCTCGACCCCATCACCGCGAGAGAATACCACGACGAAACCCTCCCCCAGGACGGAGCCAAGAGCGCCCACTTCTGCTCCATGTGCGGCCCCCACTTCTGCTCCATGAAGATCACGGAGGACGTCCGCAAATACGCCGCCGAACTCCAGATCTCCGAAGACGAAGCCCTCGCCAAAGGCATGGAAGAAAAGAGCAAAGAATTCGTCCAATCCGGTGGTGAGGTTTATGCGAAGGCGGGAATCTGA